Within the Candidatus Saccharibacteria bacterium oral taxon 488 genome, the region TTTTGATGCCAAGCGAACACCCAAACCGACCAATCATCGATGTCGTCAAGCGCGGCAAGCGACCGAGCGAAGAGTTTGACCCGACAAAACTCCACCACTCTATCATGGCGACCTGCCTGAGTATCCGCACGCCCGAAGGCCAGGCTGATGACATCGCCAAGTCAGTCACCCTCGGCGTGATGAGTTGGTGCGAGACCCGGCCAGAAATTACCACAAACGACATCCGACACCGCGCGGCGCAGTTACTACAGAAACTACACACCGACGCAGCATTTGTTTATCAACACCATAAGACGATCATGTAGGGGGCACATGGCACAAAAACCAACTTTTGACTATGATGTAATTGTTATCGGCAGCGGCGCTGGCGGTTCACCGGCCGCAACTGTCTTGGCACGCGCTGGCAAGAAAGTCGCCATCATCGAGCGCGGTACCTTTGGCGGCGAATCCCCAAACTGGGGCGACATTCCGACCGGCGCCCTGCTCTACACTGCCGACGTCTATCACGAGGCCAAAACAGCGGCCAAGTTCGGCCTGCGCACCAGTACAGTCGGCTATAATTATCCATCGCTCCTCGCCTGGAAAGACACCGCCATCAAGCGCACTGGCACCGGCGGCAACCGCAGTTACTACGAGAAACAAGGCATCAGCGTCTTTACCGGTAGCGCCCACTTTCTCAGTCCCAACGAGATTACCGTCAATCGCCGCCACTTATCCGCGCGCAAATTCCTGATCGCCAGCGGCTCAACCTGGCGCGATGATCACATCCCGGGCCTCGACGAAGTGGCCCATCACACGCCACAAACCATCCTCTCGCTCAAGCGCCCGCCCAAAACACTGTTCGTTGTCGGCTCTGGCACGACAGCGATGGAGTTGGCATATTTATTCTCGACCTTTGGCAGCAAGGTGTATGTCGCCGAGACCGCCGGGCGCATCTTGCCCGAGTTTGACCAGGAAGTTGGCGAGCTGATCGCCGCTGACGCCAAGGCACAGCGCGGTATGAACATCCTCACCCAGACAAAGCTGGTCGCCGTCCAGAAAGACGGCATCGCAAAGCGCGTCACCTACGCTCGTGGCGGCCAGCAGCATTCAGTGCGCGTTGATGAAATCCTCGTCGCCGACGACCGCCTACCGACGACCGACATTGGCCTAGAAAATGCGGGCGTAGCATATACTGAACATGGTATTCAAGTCAGCGAAGCGATGCAGACTTCGGCACGGCACATCTTTGCGGCTGGCAGCGTCGTTGACCTTCAGGCACAGACACACACCATTCTCAGCCACAGCCGCACCGCTGCACACAACTTACTACACCGTAATTTCATCGCGCTTGACGATAGGCCGCGTTTGACGATCGCCTTCACCGACCCGCAGATCGCCCGAACGGGACTAGACGAGGACGACTGTCTGCGCCGTGATTTGAAAGTAAGTATTGCCCTTGCGCCACTGACCTTGACCGCTCGCAGCAACATCACCGACCGACGCAGTGGGTTCGTCAAATTGATCAGCGACAAAAAAGGCGTCCTGCTCGGCGCCACCATCGTCGCACCAGGCGCTAGCGACTTGATGACTGGCCTCAGCCTCGCCATCCGCCACGGCCTGACCGCCAAACAACTGATGAGCACACCAAACTGTTTCACCGCCTGGTCAGAGGCGGTACGCATTGCGGCGGGGAAATTGGCAGCGTGATGAGGAGTGGATACTCCATGACCATGGTGTCAGTAGGAAAAGAGAGCGAAGCGAAGAACATCGCCAAGGCTCTCGTCGAGCAAAAACTGGCCGCGTGTGTGCAGCTGCTGCCGATTTAGTCAACCTACATTTGGCAAGGAAATTTTGAATGCGATGCAGAGATCTTGATGCTTATCAAGTCGCGTAAGGATAACTTCGCAGCAATTGAAAGAGTAGTCAGGTCGCTCCATAGCTATGACGTGGCAGAGATAATATCGTTTGATATCGCTGCTGGATCACGGCCGTATCTTGACTGGATCGATGAGACATGTAGATGAATGCTAAACAAGAGCATTCTCAACAATATATTGAGAGGCATCTGCAAGTTTCTCTTTCCACAGACGATCCTTTAAGGCCGCACCCCCGAGAAGCTTCCTTCTAACACTGAAAAAAGTTAATAAATCCCAGGGATCGGGCTTCTCCCCGTCCAAACGTTGCATCTGCACATCATGAAGTAAACCTACCAACGGCGATACTCTATTACTATCAAACTGAAAGGTCGGATAAAGGTGATATCCGTGATCAGGAACTGCAAGAACGCTACCGCGGCGCACCGCAGCAAGTGTAATGCTGGAAGCATACTCCCCACCACCAAGTTCTTTGACTGCCTCTTCTGTCGTCAGGAATTGATTTTCTTTCAAGAGTTGATTTCTCGCCTCATTGGCGCGTGCAATTGCCCTGAGGTACATCTGATACCCTGGCGACCTCGAATTACTCAAACCATCAGGACAGCCCTCTCTAAAATCTCTATCAATCTGATTCCTCCACTGAGCATCGATTTCTGAAGGAAACTGTCTAGCGGGTAGTTGAGGCAATGAACTTAGACGCTCTGTCATGATGTTCTAATATAGCATGACCAGGTCAAAAAGGCTAGACGTAGCCACCCCAGCCAATTTACACCACGACTTCACATGTATCAAAAACAAAAACGACCTCAACTCATGAGGCCGAAAAATCAATAAACATGGTTGCGGGGGTAGGATTTGAACCTACGACCTTTTGGTTATGAGCCAAACGAGCTACCAGGCTGCTCTACCCCGCGGCACATTGTCCATCTTAGCAAACACGAATTATTTTTGCAAGTTCTGACTCGTCCGCCGCGAGCCAAAGAGGAAATTAATCCACTGCTGGAAGTTACTGGTCGGTTGTTTTTGCGGGGTGTTTTGGGCGGTCGGTTGCTGCTTGGCCGCGTCGGTTGACGGCACGATCAGCAACTTTTCGCCAGGCGAGCCACGGCCCAGGCGCTGGCGCACTGCGAGATCGAGGTATTCGTCACTTTCATAATATTTCGATTCATATGCCAACAGCTCGGTGCGTAATTTCTCGACCGTCAGCTGGTACTTTTTTTGATCGACCATCTGTTGCAGTTCATAATTACGCTGCATCGACTCAATCGACCCCCACGCCCAACTCAGCGCGATCAGCGCCGCCGCCGCAACCACAACATTATTCAGCGTCAAATAATCGTGACGCACGTGGTACCAAAATCGTTTGAGTTTCAGCATGTTCATGTTGGTTTTATCAGAAGGTATGGCTATATTATGAGGGGTTGGGTGGGGTTAGTCAAGATGGGGGTATACTCAAAGGATGCTATTGGATGTGTAAAATCAGGCTAGTCTTCTACAAGCATACTTCTGCGAGGAGTTCGGCCTTGATGACTTATGTAGTTATTCTTCAAGTCCTCCAAGGTTGCCAAGCCTGCGGGAGGATACATTCGAAGTCTACGGCTCTTTGCGATGGCCCTTTCTTTTTCTTGCATGGCCTTTTCTCTTTGCTGTCTCTCTATTTTGGATATCCTACGTCTTCGCCCTGTCAATGAGGGGTTGGGTAAAGGGGTTCTTTGAAAAGCAGCACGCCTTCTCCACCCTCTGCCGGAAGGTTCACTATTTACTGCACTCAGAGCTTCCTTCCCAAGCTGTCTCTCGCACGGATATGGCTGTCCGCATTCTCTGCACTTCGCTGTCTCCACCCCTCTGTCTGCTGGCGCCACCTGCTGTTCTTGTACTGATGACTGATTTGGATATAAATTCTCCGTCATAATACTTGATTGTAGCATGGATGGTTAAAAATTAGGAGAGACCAGCTCGTAGCAATCTAGCGAAATTACCAGTCCATTCCGACGGCCTGAAACGATCTCAATGCACCAGTTCCGCAAACTCGGAAGAATTCACATAGTCAAACTCACATGCCAGATGGTCGCTCAGGAGGTTGTTAACATTCAAGGGGCGCGGCACCGCAGCGCCGAGATATATGGCGGCAATGAGCGCCGTCGATAAGCTGTGGCGAAGATTGAGTACGGCAAGCTTTTCAAAAATATCCGCTTGATGTGTTTCGAGGTAGGTTTTGTGTAGCTTGGTCATCGAGCCTTTCGCGAGTTCTGGCTGCGTCACGTCAAGCCCCAGATCCTCGGCCACATCGACGAGGCGCCGGCTGGCTATCGGCGTCAGACAATCGACGTCGTACCTCGTGTCAATTACCGCCTGATTTTGCCGCCGCTCTCTCCACTGGTTGTACAGCCAATCCACCTGCTCTGTTGCAACTGGCGACGACCGTTTCAGTACTGATAAATCGGCGCAGAGTTGGTGACCCGCAAAGGTCACGCTGGACAATGTCCGCGAGGAAGCGATATCTGACTCGATCATTTCCAGAAGCCGCGGCACCTCGTCCTCTGATTCCAGATAGACTGACTTGAACCCAAATTCGAGCAGGCTCTGATCCTCCAGTGAATCAAAATGTGCAAGGTCAATGATGGCCCACGAGTAGCAAAACGGTTTTGATGCTCCCCGAACCCGGAAATTCTTTGTCCACTCAACATCGAGCGCAGCCACGAGACTTCGTTCCCGACCAAACGGGCGCTCTGGGTCACCAAACGGGCGTTCCGCTCACTGCAAGTTTGTTCTCAGGTGCATCGACTTACGTATCCTCCTGGGACGATTTTAACTCACATAGATGCTTTTACCAAGGCTTTAGAAAATGGTTACCTAAAGGGATAACATTACGAATCTTGATAGCACAAAACTCCAGCTTAAGGACACCATTTCTTGCACCCAAAGATCCGAGTAGCTATTGCTTTATTTGCACAGCTAGCTTATATTTACAGTAAATATGAGCTCAGAATTCAAGCCATTGCCGCGTTTAGACCTAGGACAAACACACCCTCTTGGCCCCAATCCGCTGGACGACTCCAAGAAGGAGAGCGCAGCGATGACTAGTGATGCCGCAACAGCAGAGTCATGGACAAGTTATAACTTGCCACACATCGAAGCCCTTAAAAGCAAGGCCCACGAACCTGGAATTCCTTGGCTTGTTAAGGTTTTTCGAGTATGGCGCGCAAATAGGGCTATCGAGAAGCGCAACAATAAGACTTTTTCGAATATCGGCGTTGCCACCATCAACACCCTAGAGAGCGGTCGTACCGACGGAAAGCGCCTAGTCATCTTCGAGAGGGGTGATGATGGGAGAGAAGAAGTGGTATTTGAGCCCACTATACCTTATCCAAAGCTTCGCCAAGAAGGTCGGCATAGCAGCCAGCGGCGATGATAAACCTGCTCGACATGTTGCAACTTGCCCCGACCTTCCCCCGCCAGTAACTTCACTGGAATATGCCGACTTAGCTACTTCAAAATCCGTAATGCCCAGGAATTATCTCCTCAAAGACTCCTGCGCATCATCAGCAGCGAAGCGGATCGGGTACATACTCGCTTCTGGAAATTCTCTTTTGAGTTCGGCAGTCAAATCCTTGTAGTGCATATCGGGGTTCTGATCCAACAGCCTAGTTGCAGCCCGAGACAGATTAACATAAAGCTCGTGTTCCTCGCGCAGCATTTCCTTAATATTCCGCATTACGGTTCTTTCCTCTGGAAGCTCCAAATCCCTCATATTATCTCCTGTCTCCGTTCGCTTGGGTTATATTCGTGGTGGCCCTCACTGACACCCTCTCGAAACAATGGCAGCCGCTCCTCGACTTGGTCGCGAGCTTGCCGCCCAATTTTACAACCTCTGATCAGGGTTCTGCTGTGTCGCGCCTGCCTCATAGGGTCAAGTTCACTTCGCTTACCTTGGCTCAGCGCGCTGAGGTTGCTCGTCTCTACGCGATCGGCGTGTCGGTGCCGGACATCTGCGCGCGCTTTAACATCACGAAGAACACGGTCATCCGCCTTCGCAAGCAGGCTGGCGTCCCTCAACGGGAGCGCGGCCTCAATGAAGCTCAAGGCGACGAGGCTGAAGCAATGTACATCTCGGGCAAGTCCCTCTTGACCATCGCCAAGCATTTTGGCACCGGCGTCGGCGCCGTCCGAGGCTGCCTGCTGCGGCGCGGGGTGAGGATGCGGAGGAGGAACGGGGCGTAGCGGGTCGCAGCACGAGCTATCTAAATTAGGAGCTCTCTTCCTCCCCATCCTCTATTTCAAACCCTCCCAGGGCTATAAAAGCAGCAGTTCCTCTTTTACGTATTTCGCGGATAGCATCAGGATCCCCGTTGGCTGCTTGTTCAGCCTCATATGTTCCCTTGAGGATCCTATACACCTCGCGAGTTCGCGGGTCGGGAACACCCATAAATATGTCAGATGTGAAGCCTTCGGGCTCCGTGAGCCCTGAGTGGACATAGGTTTCAACGCCGCCGCTTGGCTTCCAAGGAATTTCCTTGTCCTTACTTCGCCTCTTCATGTTGAAGAATTTCCTTCCCATATATGTCTAGTTTTCCATAGATACGACAGCAAGTCAAGGTTTCAATAAAGAGCTCCGCCGAAATACTCCCCCGAAGTTGAAACCTTTTTCAATGAATAAGCAATATTGACAGCTCTTCCGATCAGCCAGATGGCGGCAATTGCTTGTAGCACAAATATTATCCATCCTCCTAGGTCTGACCACAGGAATATCGAGGACTGCTTCGTATGAAGCCAGACTAAAAGGATCCCTGTCGTGATACCAATGAATCCCGGCATTCCGCGAGACAAAATTGGCAGCTGATGGCCACTCTTCCCACTAGGCGACGGATTGGCTATTGCCCCTACTGCCACAAGGGCGAGTAGTATCGAGGATAGATCAGAAGATTGAACCAGAATGCCGCAAATAGTCATGAGAGTGGCCACTGTTGCCAAAAATGCCATACGCAGAGTTGATCGCCCGGGAAGTTCGTGATGACGTATTCCTAGATATATAGGATAAGCTTCTTTCCTTGCGTCTCCAATAAAAACTCGAAAGGACATTCCTCCGCGATAATTTACCGCCCAAGAGAAGGCATCAGGAGTTTTCTTCCTGATCTCAGCTAGCGCCGAGCGGGAGCCTCTCCTCCCACCATAAGCTCCATCCGAATGCTCGCGTCTTCTTTTACGCTTGACCACAGACACCCGTTTAAAAAATTGTCCACAAGGCGAGTCGGCAGAAACAGTATAATTCTTAGTACGTTTTGCCCAGGGTAAGTGCATTCGGAGAGAGGTTGGGCGGCCGCCAAGGGCGTAGTAGCGGGCCGGCAGGGTTCCCTTGGAGGATTGACCGCTCAAGTATTCCAGTTTTCCCTCAGTCAGGTGTCGAACCGCCGTGAATGAAAGAGTTGCTTCGCCGCTAGATGATAGGGGGACTTGGACGAGATAAAGGTATCTCTCAGTAAGTCTGGCGCATAGCTCATATATTCCTTGAGCTATCATTGAATTAAAATTAACTCCGTCATACTTATCGAATATCTTCAGCCTTCCGCTGTTGTCAAATACATCTGCGAGCAGGTTCTTGGCCCTAGATTCGGATGCGTCAGGAATCGCCAAGAGACTGCTCTGCGCTCTGTATAATTCTTCACATATATCGCCAGCATGTTTAGAGCTACCCACAGGAGACATTTTTATGCTGCCGCCTAACTTCGAAAGCTGCCAAATGATAAGCTCTTTCGAGACGGAAATGTGTTGTTGATGCGTGAGAGTCGAAAAGCCTTGATCGCCAACATGAGAAATTGTAGCCATAAATCCTTTTCGCGGATGCTGAATATCTATGTAGATAAACCCAGGTTCAACTGCGTACTCGGGCGCGGATATGTGCAATGTAGTCTTGGCCATAACTGCATCTCCAAGAAAATCGCATGTTTCGTGAATACTATGGATCAGATGCTCGGGACTTCGCATAACTTCTAATAGTGCGACTACTGCTGGGCTAGTATTTGTTTCCTCAACGGAAATAAATGGCTCTTCCGACACTCTCGCGGTCTCCTTGTCTAAAATTTAGCCATGCCAAAGTGACGCCCGCAGCGCTTACCAGCGAGCTCCCCAACCAGAGTAGTCTACAATATGAACAAGCGTCTTCCTAATGTTGTTTCAGGTTAAAATGTTGTGCCGCTGTTCCCAGAAGTCGGCAGAGGCGATGGGTGATGGCGGTTGATGCACTGACTCGACGGGGTGGCAGCCCGTAGAGTAATGTTGAGTTAACCCCTCGCCATCTAGGGCTGTATCGTGCCGTCCGCCCGCCACGACCGTCCTGTCGTGCTGGCTTCTAGCATCAGGGACTCCAGTAACATGTCGAGGCGATGGCCCTATCGCTCAAACACATGCACCCCATCTTCGTTTTCGATGATGTCGAAGCAGCGGGTGACGTCTTCCCAGATGGCTTGGTAGTTCCAGCGGATGTAGTCGGTTGGGATGCCGATGGTGTTGGTGATGGTTTCGAGTTGTTGGCTGAAGATGTCTTCGACGAGGGTTTCGATGTAGGCGCTGCGGTTTGGCCAGCTGCCGTGGTAGCAGTTGGTGAAGTTGTGGTGCCAGTCTGGGTCGAGGGGTTGGTTTGGTGGTTGTCCGGTGAGTTGGCGCCAGGCGGTGATGGCGCCTGCTGGGTAGTTGTGTGGTGTGGTTTCGGGTGTGTTGTCTGGCTGGTGATTGCCGGTTTGGGTGTGTCGTGGTTGGTGGTTCATGGTGTCTTCTCCTTTCTGGTTAGTTGTTCAGCACGTCTTTTACCTCTTCTAGGGTGATGGCGCTGTGCATGCCGGTCGGTAGTGTGGTGTCGCTGGTCAGGATGCGGTGGAGTTGTTGCTTGCGGGCGGGGTGTGGGGTGATCCAGAGCACGCGGGGGAAGATGCCTCGGGTGGCTTGTTCGGTGCCGGCTTGGTAGTGGCGGTGGTAGGCGCGGGCTTTGGTGGTGATGCGGGCGGGGTTTTCGGTGGCGAGGTCGATTTCGCACCACCAGTGGTCTTGGTAGCCGTTGGTTTCGGTGATGAGGCCAAGGTCGGGTTTGACCCATTCGGGTTGGCCGTAGGGGCCGAGGTGGCTGCGCCAGCAGGTGGGTTCGGGTTCGATGTGGTGGATGGTGAAGTGGCTGTGGCGGGCGGTTTCTTCGATGGTGATGCGTGTTTCGGTGATGGCGAGGGTATGGGTGAGGAAGCCGAGGGATGGTTCGTGCCAGCGTCGTCGGGTTGGGGTGCCGGTGTCGGCGTCGTGGCGGGTGATGAGGCGGTGGCCGGGTTCGGTCAGGTGCCAGGTGGCGGCGGCGGAGCCGGCGCGCATGCCGCCGATGCGTCTGGTGAGGGCACGGATGAGGTGAAGCGTGGCCAGGTGTTTTGTCAGGCGGCTGGTTTGACGTAGGGCCGAGGCGGGGCTGGCGTGGTGGGGCCTGAGCAGCCGGGCAAGGTGGCTGGTGGTGGCGAAGCGTTGCTGGGCGAGGAATCGCAGGACGGTCATGGCGCGCTGGCTGAGACGTGCCATGAGGTGGTGAAGTTGGTGCTCGGAGATACGAATCATGGGAGTCCTCCTTTCACGATGTGGTTAGAGAGAGGCCCGGCTCTAGTGCCGCTGGTCGCTGGCCGGTGCCGGTGTGGTGGCTGCCTCGGTGAAGAGGTAGACAGTCGTGTCCCGTAGTTGGTGGTTGAGGGCCGGTTGGCGGGGTGAAGGCTGGTTGGTTCAGTGACGCGACTGGTCAGGCGATTGGTCACTTCTGGCGGCGTTTGGTCGGAGCTAGGCGACGGCCGAATTCACCCGGTGATGTTGGTGGTGCTGGTGGTGAGGTCGTTTCGGTGGCTGGTGCTGTGGGGATGGGGTGGCTGGTGAGTTGGGTCAGGGCAGTTTCGGTTTCCTTGGCGGGGATGCCGTAGCGGTGGCGGCTGGCGGCGCGTGCGTCGATGGCGGGGCGTTGGCTCGGGTGTGGTGGCAGGGTGATGCCGGAGATCCAGCCGGTTTCCTGGCCGTCGACCCACGCGGTCGAGTAGGTGGCGTAGCGCGGTAGGCGGATGAAGTCGAGCGGTTCAAGGCCGGATGTCATGGCGGCCATGTCGCGGGCGTCAGGGGCGGCCAGGCCGAAACAGATTTTGTTGCGGGCGTTGGCATCGATGGCCGCGCGCATTGCTGGGGTGAGTTGGTTGCGGTATTGGTGCGCCAGGTGCCAGGCCACGCCGAGCGAGCGGGATTGTGCCAGGGCGTCTGCCAGGTCGCCGGGGATACCGTGGAGGAAGTCGTGGACTTCGTCGACGTAGATGCTGACCAAGTGGCGGCGTTCTGGCGGTAGTGCGGCGCGGGACAAGATGAGTGGCCAGAGTTGCCCGATGAGCAGC harbors:
- a CDS encoding FAD-dependent oxidoreductase, translated to MAQKPTFDYDVIVIGSGAGGSPAATVLARAGKKVAIIERGTFGGESPNWGDIPTGALLYTADVYHEAKTAAKFGLRTSTVGYNYPSLLAWKDTAIKRTGTGGNRSYYEKQGISVFTGSAHFLSPNEITVNRRHLSARKFLIASGSTWRDDHIPGLDEVAHHTPQTILSLKRPPKTLFVVGSGTTAMELAYLFSTFGSKVYVAETAGRILPEFDQEVGELIAADAKAQRGMNILTQTKLVAVQKDGIAKRVTYARGGQQHSVRVDEILVADDRLPTTDIGLENAGVAYTEHGIQVSEAMQTSARHIFAAGSVVDLQAQTHTILSHSRTAAHNLLHRNFIALDDRPRLTIAFTDPQIARTGLDEDDCLRRDLKVSIALAPLTLTARSNITDRRSGFVKLISDKKGVLLGATIVAPGASDLMTGLSLAIRHGLTAKQLMSTPNCFTAWSEAVRIAAGKLAA